The proteins below are encoded in one region of Arthrobacter sp. CJ23:
- a CDS encoding Hsp70 family protein: MAREQFLGVDFGTTTTLIAESLPAGRPTVIPIGHAESWMPSAAAVSADALVVGEDALTHNPAALITSVKRCITGRAVVARSADGSVERNADEVIGAVLREIANRARADRLPISDKGVTRFGCPAMWDADQRERLLGLAETAGFSVGPSTLIDEPIAAGLNWIGWRTQQREYFDEERVLVFDMGGGTLDVAVLDVTTGPLRDPEIYVLASDGLNEAGDVLDGTIVADLEIALREQGIELEALPDADLARAYLMRAAAEAKVDLSTHNETQVHVGYQAGNLPSLQYTREQLEDAMRPQLERAWSLITSTLRASYLTRAEGAVTSALRQISEESLTSNVHHVLLAGGMSRASAVEKFLSRKLPTARVHTFPGRNGAQEAIVAGLAENTSYEQVNLHRPAFDFVLEFSAAGGDLTRVPLYRAHTKLYEWWQALSRDRLRYEWPDGATAVNRDSARSLPATGYGRLAVYAMDGTPVDLRYEETDVPGLKVAFGHGGVRFALSTEGHVNITDGRGTSQSFRVTRWPVLTGGFARLALPVKEPDWQPMERRWWDVK; encoded by the coding sequence TTGGCTCGAGAGCAGTTTCTGGGTGTCGACTTTGGCACGACCACGACACTGATCGCTGAAAGCCTGCCGGCGGGCAGGCCGACGGTGATCCCAATCGGTCACGCCGAATCGTGGATGCCCTCCGCTGCTGCGGTCAGCGCTGACGCCTTGGTGGTCGGCGAGGACGCACTCACGCACAATCCCGCCGCTCTGATCACTTCGGTCAAGCGCTGCATCACCGGACGCGCGGTAGTCGCGCGAAGCGCCGACGGTTCCGTCGAACGCAACGCCGACGAGGTCATCGGCGCGGTCCTTCGCGAGATCGCGAACCGTGCCCGCGCTGATCGGCTCCCCATCTCCGATAAAGGAGTCACGCGATTCGGCTGCCCTGCAATGTGGGACGCGGATCAGCGTGAACGGTTGCTCGGCCTCGCCGAGACGGCGGGCTTCAGCGTCGGCCCCTCGACTCTGATTGATGAGCCGATCGCCGCTGGACTGAACTGGATCGGCTGGCGAACGCAACAGAGGGAGTACTTCGACGAAGAGCGCGTGCTCGTGTTCGACATGGGCGGAGGAACGCTCGACGTCGCCGTCCTTGACGTCACGACCGGCCCGCTCAGGGATCCCGAAATCTACGTCCTCGCCTCAGACGGCCTCAACGAGGCCGGTGACGTGCTCGACGGAACGATCGTCGCTGACTTGGAGATCGCTCTCCGCGAGCAAGGGATCGAGCTCGAGGCGTTGCCCGACGCTGATCTCGCGAGGGCTTATCTGATGCGCGCAGCAGCTGAGGCGAAGGTTGACCTCTCGACACACAACGAGACGCAGGTGCATGTCGGCTATCAGGCCGGCAACCTGCCCAGCCTGCAATACACCCGCGAGCAGCTGGAGGATGCCATGCGTCCGCAACTGGAACGCGCCTGGTCCCTGATCACCTCGACCCTGCGCGCATCATACCTGACCCGTGCCGAAGGTGCGGTCACTTCTGCCCTGCGCCAGATTTCGGAAGAGAGCCTCACCTCAAACGTTCATCACGTTCTCCTTGCCGGGGGCATGAGCCGCGCCTCCGCGGTGGAGAAGTTCCTTAGCAGGAAGCTACCCACCGCCAGGGTCCACACCTTCCCCGGCAGGAACGGCGCGCAGGAGGCGATCGTTGCGGGGCTTGCCGAGAACACTTCCTACGAGCAGGTGAATCTGCATCGTCCCGCCTTCGACTTCGTGCTCGAGTTCTCGGCGGCAGGCGGGGACCTGACCCGTGTGCCGCTCTACCGAGCACACACGAAGCTCTACGAATGGTGGCAAGCACTGAGCCGGGACCGGCTCAGATATGAGTGGCCAGACGGCGCCACCGCGGTCAATCGCGATTCAGCTCGATCATTGCCAGCAACTGGCTACGGCCGCCTCGCTGTCTATGCGATGGACGGAACGCCGGTCGATCTGCGGTATGAGGAGACCGATGTGCCTGGATTGAAGGTTGCCTTCGGCCATGGTGGTGTCCGCTTCGCTCTGTCCACGGAAGGGCACGTCAACATCACCGATGGCCGCGGAACGAGTCAGTCATTCCGCGTCACGCGCTGGCCTGTGCTCACGGGCGGTTTCGCCCGCCTTGCCCTTCCTGTCAAGGAGCCGGACTGGCAGCCAATGGAACGCCGTTGGTGGGACGTCAAGTAG
- a CDS encoding helicase-related protein, whose protein sequence is MDDLVYRGLKSGLAWLKEIGAQRVLVRGELTGLDVEELEALDADVRQLPPGYSGGNLFNGVYGIYRKGRWEALVIRGEGQERPNGTARHRFTADGGMRHLAEAREDLVEQWEDALPFIGTSSFAPEDVVKVLGSDRIGRVRRVTRTRAGYVIEVSIDGESQHVAPESLQKVDGDPRDPAFWVTSAPASAREIAMTLTWTKLREPLSNTLYSYRATKTVFRAYQFIPALKILNSPTGRLLLADEVGLGKTIEAGLVWSELEQRSPLRRTLVVTPSSLTHKWRMEMSRRFDRDLEVIKPRKLADLAEDLLAGRDPELHAIISVESLRSASDVLEQLTRIRPRFDLVIVDEAHVLRNTGTRSNLLGGLLSDWADHLLFLSATPINLRSDDLYNLLTLLDDGMYQDSQIFHMQLEPNQHLNAIERGISHGSSGSALRHHLRSIKTLPFGRAVSSRPDYARLEELLDTAAPLAAGPRAEVKRLVSELNTLSGVLSRTRKVDVPDAKAVREPHQVAVTWSPDEKGFYDRVVDHFMSRARAHGTPPGFAMQMPLRQVASCLPAMQARLSANADQFARSVEDYDEEYGEEDLAEMREDWTSFEWHGEDSKFEALLERLTHLREQGLRQALIFSTFRGTIAYLAERLSSDFRVEQLHGGIRMVDRQPIIDAFRDGKFDFLIASEVASEGLDFEFCNVLVNYDLPWNPMRVEQRIGRLDRFGQKHEKVLILNMHVPGTIESDILERLYTRIGVFQNSIGDLEPILRDDFRDLANQILDPRLDDSQRRQRAEEIATAIETRAANLRRLNEERATLSTIDEMQVEGLSESGPVDGRYVGTTEVRTLIERMLRATGGKLEKSERPGILLLRGSNELSDLIYRFRGTQGASRRSAMLFQGRIRNGEPIEVTFDADLASTRDVELLSLRHPIVDVAVHQLEQDGLGLHRYGIGRLATLPSGTRYAVTVDLVASTGVRPTKELWSTAIDIQTGAVAPDIGVQLLEAVANGSLEEATGATPTPMEPFLISLKEVSWARHREEESRRRLDNEALVGARLDARKASLQVKILKARATLDVVMERERDPRVIRMAEGRIRNLGQDLEQLEAELEEQRAFSMSRRTVAVIELVGPAT, encoded by the coding sequence ATGGATGACCTGGTCTATCGTGGCCTGAAATCTGGGCTTGCTTGGCTGAAAGAGATCGGAGCCCAGCGGGTCCTCGTTCGAGGCGAACTTACAGGGCTGGACGTCGAAGAGTTGGAAGCGCTCGACGCCGACGTCCGTCAGCTCCCGCCCGGATATTCCGGCGGCAATCTCTTCAACGGTGTGTACGGGATCTACCGCAAGGGTCGATGGGAGGCCCTCGTCATCCGCGGAGAGGGCCAAGAAAGGCCAAATGGAACCGCCCGCCATCGATTCACTGCGGACGGAGGGATGCGTCACCTCGCGGAGGCTCGAGAGGACCTGGTTGAGCAGTGGGAGGACGCTCTGCCCTTCATCGGCACAAGTTCGTTTGCGCCCGAGGATGTCGTGAAGGTGCTCGGGTCCGATCGCATTGGTCGGGTGCGGCGGGTTACTCGCACGCGCGCTGGTTACGTGATTGAGGTGAGTATCGACGGGGAGTCTCAGCACGTCGCGCCAGAGTCCCTCCAGAAGGTGGATGGAGACCCACGCGATCCAGCCTTCTGGGTAACCTCGGCACCCGCTTCGGCACGGGAGATCGCAATGACTCTGACGTGGACGAAGTTGCGCGAGCCGCTCTCGAACACCCTGTACTCCTACCGAGCGACAAAAACGGTCTTTCGTGCCTACCAGTTCATCCCTGCGCTCAAGATCCTCAACTCTCCGACCGGGCGGCTACTTCTGGCGGACGAGGTGGGTCTCGGAAAGACAATCGAGGCGGGACTGGTGTGGAGCGAGCTGGAGCAGAGGTCACCGCTTCGTCGCACGCTCGTGGTCACGCCTTCCTCCTTGACTCACAAGTGGCGCATGGAGATGAGCCGGCGTTTCGACCGTGACCTTGAGGTTATCAAGCCTCGCAAGCTGGCTGACCTCGCCGAAGATCTCCTCGCCGGTCGGGACCCGGAACTCCACGCGATCATCTCGGTGGAGTCCCTCCGCAGTGCGAGCGACGTGCTCGAGCAGCTGACCCGGATCCGACCGAGATTTGATCTGGTCATCGTCGACGAGGCCCATGTGTTGCGCAATACCGGCACGAGGTCGAACCTGCTAGGCGGGTTGCTGTCCGATTGGGCCGATCACTTGTTGTTCTTGTCGGCCACCCCCATCAACCTGCGCTCGGACGACCTGTACAACTTGCTGACTCTGCTCGACGATGGCATGTACCAGGACTCCCAAATCTTCCATATGCAGCTCGAGCCGAATCAGCACCTCAACGCGATCGAACGCGGCATCTCTCACGGCTCATCCGGCTCAGCCCTGCGCCACCACCTGCGGTCGATTAAGACACTGCCCTTCGGCCGCGCCGTGTCGAGCCGCCCGGACTACGCGCGCCTAGAGGAGCTTCTTGACACCGCTGCACCCTTGGCAGCTGGCCCACGGGCCGAAGTCAAACGCCTCGTTTCCGAGCTGAACACTTTGAGTGGCGTGCTCTCGAGGACCCGGAAGGTGGATGTACCTGACGCCAAGGCCGTGCGTGAACCCCATCAGGTAGCCGTGACCTGGTCGCCGGACGAGAAGGGCTTCTACGACCGCGTCGTCGACCACTTCATGTCCCGGGCTCGCGCGCACGGAACGCCACCCGGCTTCGCCATGCAGATGCCGCTGCGCCAGGTCGCGAGCTGCCTGCCCGCCATGCAGGCGCGACTCTCTGCCAACGCAGACCAGTTCGCGCGCTCGGTGGAGGACTACGACGAGGAGTATGGCGAAGAGGACCTGGCGGAAATGCGCGAGGACTGGACATCCTTCGAGTGGCATGGCGAGGACTCGAAGTTTGAAGCCCTGCTGGAGCGGCTCACGCACTTGCGCGAACAAGGCTTGCGTCAGGCACTGATCTTCTCCACCTTTCGCGGGACCATCGCGTACCTGGCAGAACGCCTGAGCTCAGACTTCCGGGTCGAGCAGCTTCACGGCGGTATCCGCATGGTGGATCGCCAGCCCATCATCGATGCCTTTCGCGATGGGAAATTCGACTTCCTCATTGCGAGCGAGGTGGCATCGGAGGGTCTGGACTTCGAGTTCTGCAACGTACTGGTGAACTACGACCTGCCCTGGAACCCCATGCGAGTCGAGCAGCGAATCGGTCGTTTGGACCGATTCGGCCAAAAGCACGAGAAGGTCCTTATCCTCAACATGCATGTGCCGGGGACGATCGAGTCCGACATCTTGGAACGCCTATACACCCGAATCGGCGTATTTCAGAACTCCATTGGAGACCTCGAGCCCATCCTCAGGGACGACTTCCGTGACCTAGCTAACCAAATCCTTGATCCGCGACTGGACGACTCCCAGCGTAGGCAGCGAGCGGAAGAAATCGCAACGGCAATCGAGACGAGGGCGGCGAATCTTCGGCGACTGAATGAGGAGCGCGCCACTCTGTCCACGATTGATGAGATGCAGGTGGAAGGCCTCTCGGAATCAGGGCCAGTGGACGGGCGGTATGTCGGAACGACAGAAGTGCGCACCCTCATTGAGCGCATGCTGCGAGCCACTGGAGGCAAGCTGGAGAAGTCGGAGCGTCCGGGCATCCTGCTATTGCGGGGAAGCAATGAGCTCTCCGACCTCATCTATCGCTTTCGAGGCACCCAGGGAGCGAGCCGTCGGTCAGCGATGCTGTTCCAAGGTCGTATCCGCAACGGAGAACCAATCGAAGTGACCTTCGACGCCGACCTGGCAAGCACGCGAGACGTGGAACTCCTATCTCTCCGACATCCCATCGTTGACGTGGCAGTGCACCAACTGGAACAGGACGGGCTCGGGTTGCATCGTTACGGCATAGGCAGGCTTGCGACGCTGCCGTCCGGTACTCGCTATGCCGTCACGGTGGACTTGGTAGCGTCGACCGGCGTGAGGCCGACCAAGGAATTGTGGTCAACGGCGATCGATATCCAGACCGGGGCCGTTGCACCGGACATCGGCGTTCAGTTGCTGGAGGCCGTGGCGAACGGATCGCTGGAGGAAGCTACTGGTGCCACGCCAACGCCGATGGAGCCCTTCCTCATTTCGCTTAAGGAGGTCAGCTGGGCTCGGCACCGTGAGGAGGAGTCACGCAGGCGTTTGGACAACGAGGCGTTGGTAGGGGCCCGCCTCGACGCGCGCAAGGCGAGTCTTCAGGTCAAGATCCTTAAGGCGAGAGCAACGTTGGACGTCGTTATGGAGCGAGAACGCGATCCGAGGGTCATCCGGATGGCAGAAGGTCGCATCCGCAACCTCGGTCAGGACCTCGAGCAGCTTGAGGCCGAGCTGGAGGAGCAGCGGGCCTTCTCGATGAGCCGCAGGACGGTCGCAGTGATTGAGCTCGTCGGTCCGGCTACTTGA